GCTCGTGGTATTTCCAATCCCTCCTCTCATGGGGAAAAGGGCCATATTGGCATATTAAACCTAATGGGGGATAGAATTGGAGTGATGTGTCTGAAGTATAAACTCTTGAGTCTGGGGACTAGTTTACTGCCTCATATTTTAGAAAAGAGGACACATGTCATAAGCAGCATACATGACACACGACGTGAGCATGTGCAGATGGACGTGGAGGAGGACACTTGTTTTACACATCCATTATCCTGTGGGAAGATCAAATCGTCAGATCTTCACGATGAATCCCTCTTCGGAGACAGACAATCTAATCAGAAGTGTGACGCAACGAGGGATGAGCGTGCTTGCGTTGCCACTCAGACAGAACCCATGCCAAGGCTCAACGCTAACCCACCGGCCTGGGTGGCATCCTGTCCTTTTGAGGAGAATCCCAACGTGTTCTGTCCCCCCAACCTGTTCTACAGCAGCTCAGGAGAGGAGACGGGGACCAGCCCATGTGTGGATGAGTTGGAGGGTGTGTTTGAGGTGGAAGGTGTGGAGCGCTTCACACCTGAAGCTATAGAACACCCTACACCTCAGACAGCTTCAGCACTAGAGCATGACACGAACAGCCACAAACAAGAAGATCCGAATGGGCTTATGCAGAATTTCCCCTTGGAGACGTTAAGACAGTTGCCTTTATTGAATGCTCTTCTGGTTGAGCTGTCACAACTGACCAGGCAGGGAGTTCAACAGCCCTTGTCTATTCATCCCCACCTAGCATGGATTTACAGTCCCACCCTGGCACAGCCGCTGGTGGCGGCAGGCACAAACTCAACAGCACCGACACAACAGCCGAACACACCAAGACAGAAGACAGATCCCAGGTTAGGAGGCGGATCCGAAACACACATGGAGCCTGTGtccaaaaaaaataacgacACAAAGAGAAGCAACACATCTGCGGGAAGAACACTGAAATATGGAACAACGAGAACGTTCCAGCTCAGGCTGAAGCGAATCCCACCAGGACAGGCGAAACACAGAGAGTGCCTGGGCATACAGTCTCTATCCCAGACGACTAAGAGCCCCGCagacaacaaaaaacacaccgGCCTATTAAAACACGACAGAGGGAAAACAGCAGTGAACCAGACGGCTAGTGTTGATGAGGAGGTAGAGGCGGTGATTCACAGCTTGGCCGGTGACTCAGCCGCCAGCCCAGCGGGCCGACTGCACATGTACGAGCATCAGTCAAAGCCCGCTGGGGAAACGTTCAAAGTGGAGATGGCCGGCAAAGGACCTCAAAAGCATTCTCTGCGTTCAGAATCCAACACGAAACGTATCCCAGCTAACGGTGTGGGAGATGAAGACGCCGCCGCACTCGGGCGAGGCGACGACGGCCACGGGGGATCGACTCAAACACGACCGCTCGCTGATAGgacgacggaggaggaggaggcggaccaCGACGGacgcagcagcagaagcagcagccgtagcagcagcaggctaTGGAGCCCCCACTCAACGCACCGGAGCGCCAGCAGCCGtggcagaagaggaggaggaggaggaggaggtgacgaAGAACAGTACATGGATGACTTCAACAGTCTGGACCCCAGTGAGGGGCGGTCCCCGGACCCTCTGAGCAGCCCTGAGTCCGGCCTAGCCCCCCTGGGCCGGTCGAGGAGGTTCTCTGAGTCGCCAGGGTCATCCCTGGAGGCGGGGTCAAATGGGCCCCTGTGGAGGGGCCCCCCGCTCCCCGTCCCCGTGGGGGCCCGGGGCTCCCCACAGCGCTCTCTGAGGGCCACGCACATCATCCGGCCCCGCACACAAGTCTCAGCGCTCAGCGTTTCCTCAGACGACGACTACGACGGAGGGAGGTCTGTTCGTTCGTCCCGGACGGTAGTGCGATCCAGCCCACAGACGCGGGGGCCCGGCGGGGACCACGGCGGGGCCCCCAGGAGCTCGGTCACCGAGAGCCTCCGGTCGTCCAGGGGCCGTCTGAGTGACTCGGCCCAGAGCAGCGGCCCAGCTGGGGGGCTCTCCGCTGACTCTGACGCGTCCTATGACTCATGTGAGGTGGAGGAACTGAGAGATGGGCTTGGGTCCCTtgatttgaaaataaattatCAACACGTCTCTGAGCTGGTAGCCAACAAGCTTCCTGGATACACTCTTTAATGGACTGTATCATTTAGTACAAAATGATGtatttttgcattttgtttAGTTGAGGTACACTCATATTCAGGCCTATGTGGATGTtttggagaaaaataaataatccttTGGTTAAAACAATGTGTACATGTGAACTACTTAAATCTTATACCGCATTCTCAATTACCAAAGATGACTGATGGGAAAATTGTTGGGACATTATTATCGTAACCAATGCAAATATGTTTGAACAGCATTCACTTGGATGAATGATGTCATAAGAAAGGGCGCCCCCCGAATGCGCTTGCGCAGAAGAGTACGGAAGTACAGCAGCTTGGACACATAAACAAACGTTGCTGCCCGCCGCGAtgtttaaacacgttttccTGACAGGACCTCCAGGTATATCATCCTTTGTTGTGACATGTCGTTAAACCCTCCTCGCTTAAATAAAACACCATCCAGAATGAACCGCGGGGCTGGCCATGCTTgcaaaataacataatataagCTGCTGCAGTGATGCactttatcatttatttatcaCACTTCAAAGATCTAAGCATTTACAACCTGGATACTATATTATACATGTCCGAGGTGATCACTTGATAAACATGTAACCAACAGTTACCAATGAAATAATGATACGGCCCCTTATGTTAGGAGTCCATGTGAATGAATAACACTTTATTGGGGGAACTAACAGGCGTGGGGAAGACCACCCTGGTCCGGAAGGCCAGCGAGGCCTTGGCATCGTCCGGTGCCGCCGTAGGGGGCTTCTACACCGAGGAGGTCCGGGAGGGGGGCCGCCGGGTGGGGTTCGACGTCGTCGTGACCACGACAGGAGAGCGAGGCTGCCTGTCCAGAATCAAGTAGGCTGCTGTTCGGCCAATTTATGCGTCTGATTCTTGTCAAATTTCGCTGATTGACGACGTATTGTAACGCCTTTATTTAAGTTTTCAGGGGGACAGCATGTAGATAGACCAATTGCCTCTATCAAACGGTGCTCCCACTACAGAATCACGTTATTTTACGCCACTACTACTCGCCCCATGTAAATTAtaagaatatggggagcatGTTTTGTTGCCGTATTATAAAGTCTTTATTGAATGTTTCAGGCTGATCTTCTGATATAACCCATGATATGGTTCATTAGTATAGCCTCCATGTACCTGACCCTCCCTTCCATACTACAGAGACCCTGCCGCCTCTGCGTCTCAGGGAGGCCGGGAGTATAAGGTCGGCCAGTATGTGGTTGATTTAACATCATTTGAAAACCTGTCTCTTCCACTCTTCAGAAGTGTAAGCCGTCCCAAGGTTGTTTCTTTATGTGCAAGCCAACATGAATAGGTAGCGATACATACCTCAGTGCGTTTTATTTCACAAACCCTCAGAAGGTTTTAGTATTGACGGTGTAATTAAAGGGAAAGGCAGACATTCCAGAGTGACACCTATAAGTGATCCTGGTGCCGACTGTCTGTCACTGGCTTCGATTACACACCTGCTTGTAAACTGCCTCATGTTTGTTGAGAGACATGTTAAGGAACATTCGAATGTTTGTTGACTCTATTAGCAAAAGGAAAATTAACAACGTTGATGCTTTGATACATCAAACAAACcacaatgattgatgcattgCAAAAGCACAAAATAATCATGTTATGCTAATTTACATTATGCATTTCaacttttcttttacttttgAGTACAACACAATATAGTCAATATAGCTTGCTGTTTTGCATCAAGAGGAAAAGGACACGCAAGTGATTTGTAGTCTTTATTTCGGGAACAACTGGCACCCTTTAAATCTCCTCAGAGGGGTCCAGAATAGGTCCTCACCCCGACAAGGAGGCTGCCTAACAGGAACACTTCTCCTCCCAGATGGGCTTGCCGACCCAGGGGGACGGCAGGAAGGTGTTTGTGATTGACGAGATTGGGAAAATGGAGCTCTTCAGCCAGCCATTCATCCGGGAGGTGAGACAGACCCTGGATAGTCCTCGCTGTGCTATTCTGGGCACCATTCCCATCTCCAGGGGCCCGCCGCCGGCTCTGGTTGAAGAGGTACGAGGCCGGAGTGACGTCAGGGTCTTCACGGTGAGAACCCCCTCCTACTCTCGCAGCGCCAACCTCCTTAACGCGTATTTGGGCCAGTGTCACGCAGTGGATCCCCGTGGCTGTTGGACGGGAGTCAGCCACAGCTTTTTACAAGCAGGGCTTTGTGGACAATCTGCTTTACTCACATCAACTCGCATACAGTGAAAGGGTGCGAAGCCAGTGTGATTCAGATCATATCACTGAGGGGGCATGAAGCCAGCTTGATTCAGATCGTATCActgaaatggggggggggggggggggcagcgtggTTCAGATCATATTACTGAAGGGGCATGACCCCAGCGTGATTCGGATCCTATTACAGGGATTTACTTTGAAATTATGCGTGACTGATTTTACAACAATAGTCTCAAAACATTTTGTGCGAGCTGAATTATCCTCGTCTAGTTTTACACCTGAAGCTGCTCATATATTTAGGTGGGAAATGAGGTTAGTGTCTCGGTATTGAATATAATTTGGAAGATAATTTGccccaattatttattttgttatgtttCCATGAGTCACAGAACACCATAATTATAATCAACACTTTTCTTCATCTCaaagtaaacaaatacaaaagtaAAACACACATCAATTCACATCAACTTCAATGGCTTTTTTTGCTTCACCAACCTTAAGCATTGGCGGATCGTTATTTTGGATCATTCTACAAATATTGGCCAAGTATTTTCTGATTCTAATACTGCCTGTCTCTTTGTTTGTCATATATGTCGTTTCAGGTGTCTAAAGACAACAGAGATGTCATTCTCCCGGACATTGTGTCAGCAGTACAAGAGTGTCTAACGCACTCCTCATGAAGATGCAGCCCAGAATGATTGTTTTTACCCGGGGAATCGCATGGAAATTCTGTCGAAAGAAACTCATGATCTTACAGTTGCGACAGCTGAAGGTTTGTGTGCAGTGTGTCAAAAGCAATGAGTTTATATATGAAAATAACTAAAGCTGTCACGACTGCTGAGTATAGCAGTTGTCAACTATATGCTTATACTATATGCTTTGACAATATATGTCATATTTTCATATCGGTTATGATGTTGTATAATATTTGGCTCTCCTTTTTACAAGAACTGAAACGCCTAAATGttaattttctttttgtttctaTGGAGTGAATCTTGGTTCTCTCTTGCCAATCGAAAGATGTGCTCATGCAGAGAGAACAATTCATATTTAAGGGTATAACAGGATGTTATCCTTTCCCTTCATACACCAACATTGATCTTTTATTTGCCCTCATTAAAAACAATATGCGGTCATAGTACCCATATTGTTTTGAGCATTAATGAGATTGAGAGGTCATGAGTTTAAGTGATCACAGCACCAGCTACTTACCTAGTTAGGTATGCTAAATGCAATTATCTTCCAGTTGATGTGTAATTACCACACCCCTTTATAGACACATTTTTGATTATAAGTTTTTCATTTGGAGGAATATGAGATGGCATATACTCTATGTGTTCAATAAAACCTTGGGGAATGATAAAATGGTAGTCTGAAGTCACTGTTGTTGACCAATGTTTTCCGTGTGAATTCTGTCATATGACCTGGGTCACAGATTATTATGTTACAGGATTTTGTATACTAATGGAGTTACCAGAGCGTTGTCCGCAGAGCGACTAGATGTTAAAAGCCAGCCTTGATAAGCATGTGTCCCTTTCAACCATCAACAGACCGCAGTACGTTGGAAGGGTCAGATTAATCGGATTTACTGGCGGCACTCCAATAAATATAAgtattatttctatttttatagCTAAGGCGTGTGTATAGACTAGAGCATATAGAATAGCAGTGGATTGTTTTTAAGCCTAAAAGTGTCAAGGGGTCCTTCCAAAGTGAAAACCCAGAGAGTCCTCAGTTGTCCTGGTTTCCTGTTGTTTATCTACGGCTAATGCTATTTGTGTAACTGTTGTAACCTGTCAGGCTGGCTCAGGATTGGCTGCCAGCTGTGATCTGTGTCCGACTCTCTGCTGGGGCAGCATCTGCCCTGGCAGCCTGCTGCAGCTCCTCTGGACCGATCTCCACTCACAGTCCCAGTCCAGCGCCTCAAAGTCAGAACCTGAACTTTAGGGTACTTTGGGTCAGACGCCAACGCTGTATTGTCTTTACATTAACATAAACATttagcgacttacaaccatttctacacacacagacgggggagtcaaccatgcaaggcgaccaCCAGCTCATCTGGAACAGTTAGGgcttaggtgtcttgctcaaggacacctcgacacctcTCGGAGACGGGGAATGAAGTagtaaccttccggttacaagtcaacccgctctacctcctgagctactgccattCATCCGTTACATTGAGACCTGCGCTCTTGGTATCCGATCAATCTGGCATCGTTGACCAGAATACCATCACTGACTAGACCGATGGGCCGATGTTGTGGTTTATCTGGGGGGGAGCTGAGATGGGCCAGATACTTCTATCAAGGGCACTCTGACTCAC
Above is a window of Gadus morhua chromosome 15, gadMor3.0, whole genome shotgun sequence DNA encoding:
- the map10 gene encoding microtubule-associated protein 10, producing the protein MSAKVNNETHETLFSFEVLVDYIRIESKHVSGELALALRLLDFPTLIVYQPEKSQRRPKELHGDDGGEPGEQAAGLPSFRGDHVFRKGKSCLFKISMEALHSQLADTPLYAMVLDVRGEVPTLVGTSLIPLAQLVGKIRLDVNARGISNPSSHGEKGHIGILNLMGDRIGVMCLKYKLLSLGTSLLPHILEKRTHVISSIHDTRREHVQMDVEEDTCFTHPLSCGKIKSSDLHDESLFGDRQSNQKCDATRDERACVATQTEPMPRLNANPPAWVASCPFEENPNVFCPPNLFYSSSGEETGTSPCVDELEGVFEVEGVERFTPEAIEHPTPQTASALEHDTNSHKQEDPNGLMQNFPLETLRQLPLLNALLVELSQLTRQGVQQPLSIHPHLAWIYSPTLAQPLVAAGTNSTAPTQQPNTPRQKTDPRLGGGSETHMEPVSKKNNDTKRSNTSAGRTLKYGTTRTFQLRLKRIPPGQAKHRECLGIQSLSQTTKSPADNKKHTGLLKHDRGKTAVNQTASVDEEVEAVIHSLAGDSAASPAGRLHMYEHQSKPAGETFKVEMAGKGPQKHSLRSESNTKRIPANGVGDEDAAALGRGDDGHGGSTQTRPLADRTTEEEEADHDGRSSRSSSRSSSRLWSPHSTHRSASSRGRRGGGGGGGDEEQYMDDFNSLDPSEGRSPDPLSSPESGLAPLGRSRRFSESPGSSLEAGSNGPLWRGPPLPVPVGARGSPQRSLRATHIIRPRTQVSALSVSSDDDYDGGRSVRSSRTVVRSSPQTRGPGGDHGGAPRSSVTESLRSSRGRLSDSAQSSGPAGGLSADSDASYDSCEVEELRDGLGSLDLKINYQHVSELVANKLPGYTL
- the ntpcr gene encoding cancer-related nucleoside-triphosphatase, whose translation is MFKHVFLTGPPGVGKTTLVRKASEALASSGAAVGGFYTEEVREGGRRVGFDVVVTTTGERGCLSRIKDPAASASQGGREYKVGQYVVDLTSFENLSLPLFRSMGLPTQGDGRKVFVIDEIGKMELFSQPFIREVRQTLDSPRCAILGTIPISRGPPPALVEEVRGRSDVRVFTVSKDNRDVILPDIVSAVQECLTHSS